The genomic interval GTGGCGCCGCAGGTGGGCCAGCCGCTCCCGGACCGCCCGCACCTGCCCGCCGAGCTTCGCCTCGTGCGAGCGGCGGTGCTTGCCGAAGCCCTGGCGCGGGTCCCCGCCGGTGGTGGCCAGCCGCCGTCCGGCGGCCTCCAGCAGCTCCTCGGTACGGGCCACCTCCTGGAGCCATTCCGCGTACTCCTGCTCCGCGCGGCGCCGGGTGGCGGCCTTCGCGGCGCGGTAGCCGGTCCAGCCGTCGCCGTACCGGTGCACCGTGCGCGCGTCCCGGTCGACCTCAAGGATCGTGGTGGCGATGCGCTCCAGGAAGCCGCGGTCGTGGGTGACCGCGACGACGGTCCCGTGGTGTGCGCGCAGGTGCTCCTCCAGCCAGCGCACGGCCGTCGCGTCCAGGTGGTTGGTCGGCTCGTCGAGGAGCAGCAGCTCGGGGGCGGCGGCCAGCACGCAGGCGAGCGCGAGCCGCGACTGCTCTCCGCCGGAGAGCGAGCCGAGCACCCGGTCGCGGGTGATCCCGGCGAGCCCGAGCCCGTGCATGGCGGCGTCGACGCGGGCGTCCGCCTCGTATCCGCCGCGTTCCTCGTACGCGATCAGCAGCTCGCCGTACGCGGTGAGTTCGTCCTCCGTGGCCTCGCCGAGGTGTTCCTCGGCCGTGCGCAGCCGGCGCTCCATGTCGCGCAGTTCGGTGAGGGCGAGGTCGATGGCGTCCCGCACGGTGCGGTCCGGGTCGAGGTCGAGGGTCTGGGTGAGGTGGCCGGTGCCACCGGGGAAGCTGACAATGATCTCCCCGGCGTCCGGCGCCTCGGCCGCGGCGAGCAGGCGCAGCAGGGTGGACTTGCCGGAGCCGTTCTCGCCGATGACGGCGGCCTTCTCGCCCGGGCGGACGGTGAAGGAGACCTGGTCGAGGACGGTCCGGGTGCCGTAGGTCTTGGTGACGTCCTTGACGGACAGCTGTGCCACGGCAGCGGGCACGGCGGTATGGGCGCGTTCGCGCATCTGGCTTTCCCTGGGAATGCGAAGTGTCTACGGGCAGCAGAAACGGCGGCATCGGCCGTGCCCGGACTCAGAGAAAGTAGAAGAAGTGCATGCACCCACCATAACAAGACGGCTCGTCTCGCCTCTACCCGTTTTCTCGGGGCGGTGGCTTCCCGCCCGCTTCCAGATGGGGGCCAAGACCTGTCGGGGTCCCAGCACGAGCAGCCTCGGCCGGCCAAGAGCCGGCCGAGGTGGAGGCCGCATCACCAGATCACGACATGTCGCACCAAACGGGTTCACCGTTGGGGCGGGTGACGTGCGTGCCGTACACCCAGCCGTAGTAGGTGAAGTACCAGATGTTGCCGTAGCTGTTCCGGTACCGGCAGTACGCGTCGAGGTAGGACGAGGCACTCCTGGTGGTCCCGTCGCACTCGGCGTAGGGGCCGTCGCGGAACGGGGCGGTCGCGTGGCGAACGACGACCGATTCCCAGTGGTGGTAATCGGGCACCACGTCGCAGACCACCGCGGCATTGATCTCGCCGCTGCTGTCGGCACCGGCGGGTGCGACGGCGAGGCCGCCGACGAGTGCGGCGGCCGCCGCGGTGGTGGCGAGTGCGCGTCTGATACGCATGTGGGTTCCCTCCCCCTGAGAGTCGCGCCTCCCCCGCCGCCGGAGGGCACGCTTCTGAACAGCAGCCGCCTGCCGTGAACGGGCGGCGGGCAGCGGGCATTCGGTGGTCCTCGCCCCGACCCGAGCCGAGGGCTGGGCGGGCCGGGCGAAAGCCGGCCGGGGCTGTTCGGGGTGTCCGGCATTCAGGATGCCGGGAGCGACAGCGCCTGGCCTTGTCAGTCCGCGCAGGGCTGTTGACGATTCGCGCACGTCTTGGGCGACAGGGTTCTGTAGTCCCGCGGTGGTATCCCGTAGGCGTCCCGGAACAGGCGGCTGAAGTGCGCGAGGTTGACGAAGCCCCAGCGTTCGGCGACGGCCTGGACCGGACGGGCGCTCAGGCGGGGGTCGGCCAGGTCGTGGCGGCAGCGCTCCAGACGGCGGTGACGTATCCAGGCCGCCGGCGACGTGCCGTCCTCGGCGAGCAGCTGCTGGAGATGACGCAGGGAGATGTGGTGGGCGTCCGCGATCGTCCGGGGGGTCAAGGCCGGATCGCCGAGGCGCTGCTCGACATACGCGTTGATCCGGGCCCGCAGGGCACTCCGGCGGGCCTCCGGGTTCAGCGCCTCTTCGGCCTCCAGGCAGCGGGCGACGACGGCTGTCAGGAGGTCCAGGGTGACCGAGGCGAGCGTGGGGATGTCGGCCGGAGTGAACTCCTCGGCACGTGCGTCGAGGTCGGCCAGCCAGCGGGCGAACACCCCGCCCATGCCGCCGCGGCCGCTGATCGGGACAGCGAGCAGGCCCCGCATCGTCTTCTCCGGCAGCGGCAGCAGCGTGTGAGGCAGCTGCACGGTCAGTTGCGACCAGCTCTCCCGGACGGCGTGGCGATGGGCGTCGAAAGGACGACTGCTGTCCAGCACCATGAGGTCGCCCGCACGCAACGTCGTGTCTTTGCCGGCCTGGGCGAAACCCGCGCCCCCACCGAAAATGTAATTGACCATGTACACCTCGGGGTCGGACTGCCGGATCGTCTTCGCTGTCCGCGTGATCTCCAGATGCGGAAAGGACAGCGCGGACACCTGTAACTCCCCCAGGTCCAGGACGCGGACCCGGGCACGGAAGTCCTCCCGGTCGTCGCTGCGCAGCCGGTTGCGCAGGTGCGACCCTGCCGCGACTTCCTCGAACAGCGCGAACCGCTCCGGCGCCGCCACGACCTCTGTACTGAAATCCGTCACCAGCATTCCCAACCCCCCGTAGCCGGTTCCTGTGGCTTCGAATGGCTTCGAAGGTGACATGGGGGACGTACGCAGTCCAGCAACCTTCGGTCACATGTGTCGCCACAGGGCCTGCTGGACCGGCACGGGCATGCGGCTAGCCCGCGTGGAGTCGCAGCCAGAGGTCGAGAGCGGCGAAGTCCTCGTCCGTGATGCCTTGCCGAGGATCGACGCGGCGCAGGAGGGCCCGCCCCGGGTGGTGCGCCTCCGTCCAGATCCGGTCGGCGTCGGTGATCTCGTCGTCCACCCAGGCGAACGGTCGTCCGGCCGCCCAGTCGAGGATGCCGCGGGTCTTCCAGTGGAGCCCGCCCCGCTCGTCCTCGTCGGACGGTTCGGGCCAGATCACGACGGGCAGCTCCGGCAGGCCGAGCCAGGGTGCGATGCATTCGTTCGCGTCGGACATCCAGGTCGTGGCCCACACCAGCTCGCACGGCAATGCCATCAGCCGGGGCCCGTGCGCCGGATCGATCCTGGTGATCAGCGGATTCGCGTCGGCTGCCTGCGTCTCACGCCCGGACCGGTATGTCGGGTAACCGTGAGGAAGCTGTTGTCGCGTCGCCCCGAAGGGGATGAGAGGGCCGTCGACATCGAGAAAGAGAAGGGGCAGCGTATTACCGATCACGACGACACCGTAGCTGTCTCCGGGCTCGCGCCAAAGCGGTCGCAGGCGAGGCCGCACCGCGTGCTAAGCGGTCACGGGACCGTCAAGGAATCGAAGCAGCACGGCCGCCTCCGCACGGAGCTCCGCGGCTCGGTCAGCATGCGCGGGCGCGGTCAACTGCGCCGCGACCTCCAGCCGCTCGGCAGCCTCGGCGCGCACGACCTCCACGACATCGCTCTCGCTCAGCTCGCGCCGCACCGCCTCGGTGACGCCTACACCGGCCGGCGAATGCTCAAGGGCCACGCCGCGGAGCTCCGCTTCATCAACGGGTACCGCCTCGGCGTTGTCCAGCGCGGCGAGTGTCGCGCGCAGGGCACGCACCGCCGTCTTGTCACGGGCACGCATCGCTTCCGGCAGCGCTTGACGCATACGAAGTCGCATAGACATACGGATGACCTTATGGCCGCACCCCTGGCGCCCACAACGCGATATACGCACAGCGGTGCGCTTACCGCCGAGTGAGAGCCGGACCCGCGCCGCTCCCGCCTTTACCAGGTGACGGTCTTCGCCGGTTCCTCGTCCGGCTGGACCCGCCTGGCGCTCTCCCCCACAGGCCCGGCCTACGGCCTGGGCACTCAGGCC from Streptomyces albireticuli carries:
- the abc-f gene encoding ribosomal protection-like ABC-F family protein, with amino-acid sequence MRERAHTAVPAAVAQLSVKDVTKTYGTRTVLDQVSFTVRPGEKAAVIGENGSGKSTLLRLLAAAEAPDAGEIIVSFPGGTGHLTQTLDLDPDRTVRDAIDLALTELRDMERRLRTAEEHLGEATEDELTAYGELLIAYEERGGYEADARVDAAMHGLGLAGITRDRVLGSLSGGEQSRLALACVLAAAPELLLLDEPTNHLDATAVRWLEEHLRAHHGTVVAVTHDRGFLERIATTILEVDRDARTVHRYGDGWTGYRAAKAATRRRAEQEYAEWLQEVARTEELLEAAGRRLATTGGDPRQGFGKHRRSHEAKLGGQVRAVRERLAHLRRHPVARPAEPLRFTAALTAAGGEDPAAHLPLAELDGIAVGERLRLVGPLAIAPGQRLLVTGENGAGKTTLLRVLAGDLEPDAGVVRRPARIGYLAQELPARSTRLPLLAAFAAGRPGLPEEYAGELLALGLFREEDLYVTVAALSAGQQRRLQIARLVTAPADLLVLDEPTNHVALDLVEDLEAALAAYPGAVVAVSHDRGFRERFPGERLELRGGRRG
- a CDS encoding helix-turn-helix domain-containing protein; protein product: MLVTDFSTEVVAAPERFALFEEVAAGSHLRNRLRSDDREDFRARVRVLDLGELQVSALSFPHLEITRTAKTIRQSDPEVYMVNYIFGGGAGFAQAGKDTTLRAGDLMVLDSSRPFDAHRHAVRESWSQLTVQLPHTLLPLPEKTMRGLLAVPISGRGGMGGVFARWLADLDARAEEFTPADIPTLASVTLDLLTAVVARCLEAEEALNPEARRSALRARINAYVEQRLGDPALTPRTIADAHHISLRHLQQLLAEDGTSPAAWIRHRRLERCRHDLADPRLSARPVQAVAERWGFVNLAHFSRLFRDAYGIPPRDYRTLSPKTCANRQQPCAD
- a CDS encoding HAD domain-containing protein, which encodes MIGNTLPLLFLDVDGPLIPFGATRQQLPHGYPTYRSGRETQAADANPLITRIDPAHGPRLMALPCELVWATTWMSDANECIAPWLGLPELPVVIWPEPSDEDERGGLHWKTRGILDWAAGRPFAWVDDEITDADRIWTEAHHPGRALLRRVDPRQGITDEDFAALDLWLRLHAG